The Psychromonas sp. MME1 genome window below encodes:
- the nusB gene encoding transcription antitermination factor NusB, which translates to MKPAERRRARQFAVQAVYQWQITKLNAGQIIEQFMVDQDLSKTDVSYFKELLTGVINRVDNLDEKLSPYLSRKISDVDMVDLAVLRIAMFELTYRTDVPHKVVLNEAIELAKDFATDESYKFVNGVLDKALRSLNLRADIAAE; encoded by the coding sequence ATGAAACCGGCTGAGCGCCGTCGCGCTCGACAATTTGCAGTGCAAGCGGTTTATCAATGGCAAATAACTAAGCTGAATGCAGGACAAATTATTGAGCAATTTATGGTTGATCAAGATTTATCTAAAACAGATGTCTCTTATTTTAAAGAGTTGCTAACGGGTGTTATTAATCGAGTAGATAATTTAGATGAAAAATTATCACCTTATTTATCACGTAAAATTAGTGATGTTGATATGGTTGACTTGGCTGTTTTACGTATCGCTATGTTTGAGTTAACCTACCGTACGGATGTTCCGCATAAAGTTGTACTCAATGAAGCTATCGAATTAGCAAAAGATTTCGCAACGGATGAATCCTATAAATTTGTTAATGGTGTTTTAGATAAAGCGTTACGAAGCTTAAATCTACGTGCAGATATTGCCGCCGAATAA
- the msrA gene encoding peptide-methionine (S)-S-oxide reductase MsrA, which yields MAISTATFAGGCFWCIEAAFNSLNGVTKAISGYTGGITAHPNYKEVCSGKTKHAEAVQISFDDKIISYQELLTIFFALHDPTQLNRQGDDIGTQYRSTVFYESEEQKKLALEVINDLIQSQVFTDTIKTEVEELGVFYPAEVYHQGYFMNNPEQAYCAVVVSPKLNKFKEKYKAKLKK from the coding sequence ATGGCAATATCGACAGCAACGTTCGCGGGCGGTTGTTTTTGGTGTATAGAAGCAGCTTTCAACTCTTTAAATGGCGTGACTAAGGCCATTTCCGGTTATACAGGAGGAATAACAGCGCATCCCAATTACAAAGAAGTCTGTAGCGGTAAAACTAAACATGCGGAAGCGGTACAAATCAGTTTCGATGACAAAATAATTAGCTACCAAGAATTATTAACTATTTTTTTCGCTTTGCATGATCCTACACAACTTAATAGACAAGGCGATGACATTGGCACACAATATCGTTCTACTGTTTTTTATGAAAGTGAAGAGCAAAAAAAATTAGCCCTTGAAGTTATCAATGATTTAATTCAATCACAGGTATTTACGGATACGATTAAAACTGAGGTTGAAGAGTTAGGCGTATTTTACCCTGCAGAAGTGTATCATCAAGGCTATTTTATGAATAATCCAGAGCAAGCTTATTGTGCCGTAGTTGTTTCACCAAAACTCAATAAATTTAAAGAAAAATATAAAGCTAAATTAAAAAAATAA
- a CDS encoding tandem-95 repeat protein — protein MNSSKNNPAAVDAPIVDNENRSEIIIEKTTDDLQQVSELVNEDALTEESVVQLNEDDLAEINAIQAAIEGTDGPIEDIETAAGAPTSDGGSSGPVDFSREGAETIATTNFETQGFNTSSTTLVLPEESELFLGGLINQAPTLTIDNGVIDEDGGSITVPYQAADIDGTIVSTVATVPAEQGSVTVNETDGTITFTPAENFFGEATITLVTTDDDGATATTTSTITVNDINDAPTLSADNGSMDEDSGSITVPYQAADIDGTIVSTVATVPAEHGSVTVNETDGTITFTPAENFFGEATITLVTTDDDGATATTTSTITVNDINDAPTLSADNGSMDEDSGSITVPYQAADIDGTIVSTVATVPAAQGSVTVNETDGTITFTPAPNFFGEATITLVTTDDDGATATTTSTITVNDINDAPTLSADNGSMDEDSGSITVPYQAADIDGTIVSTVATVPAAQGSVTVNETDGTITFTPAPNFFGEATITLVTTDNDGATATTTSTITVNDINDAPTISADNGSMDEDSGSITVPYQAADIDGTIVSTVATVPAEQGSVTVNETDGTITFTPAENFFGEATITLVTTDDDGATATTTSTITVNDINDAPTLSADNGSMDEDSGSITVPYQAADIDGTIVSTVATVPAAQGSVTVNETDGTITFTPAPNFFGEATITLVTTDNDGATATTTSTISVNDINDAPTLSADNGSMDEDSGSITVPYQAADIDGTIVSTVATVPAAQGSVTVNETDGTITFTPAPNFFGEATITLVTTDDDGATATTTSTITVNDINDAPTISVDNGSMDEDSGSITVPYQAADVDGTIVSTVATVPAAQGSVTVNETDGTITFTPAPNFFGEATITLVTTDDDGATATTTSTITVNDINDAPTLSADNGSMDEDSGSITVPYQAADIDGTIVSTVATVPAAQGSVTVNETDGTITFTPAPNFFGEATITLVTTDNDGATATTTSTITVNDINDAPTISVDNGSMDEDSGSITVPYQAADIDGTIVSTVATVPAAQGSVTVNETDGTITFTPAPNFFGEATITLVTTDDDGATATTTSTITVNDINDAPTLSADNGSMDEDSGSITVPYQAADIDGTIVSTVATVPAAQGSVTVNETDGTITFTPAPNFFGEATITLVTTDNDGATATTTSTITVNDINDAPTISADNGSMDEDSGSITVPYQAADIDGTIVSTVATVPAEQGSVTVNETDGTITFTPAENFFGEATITLVTTDDDGATATTTSTITVNDINDAPTLSADNGSMDEDSGSITVPYQAADIDGTIVSTVATVPAAQGSVTVNETDGTITFTPAPNFFGEATITLVTTDNDGATATTTSTISVNDINDAPTLSADNGSMDEDSGSITVPYQAADIDGTIVSTVATVPAAQGSVTVNETDGTITFTPAPNFFGEATITLVTTDDDGATATTTSTITVNDINDAPTISVDNGSMDEDSGSITVPYQAADVDGTIVSTVATVPAAQGSVTVNETDGTITFTPAPNFFGEATITLVTTDDDGATATTTSTITVNDINDAPTLSADNGSMDEDSGSITVPYQAADIDGTIVSTVATVPAAQGSVTVNETDGTITFTPAPNFFGEATITLVTTDNDGATATTTSTISVNDINDAPTLSADNGSMDEDSGSITVPYQAADIDGTIVSTVATVPAAQGSVTVNETDGTITFTPAPNFFGEATITLVTTDNDGATATTTSTISVNDINDAPTLSADNGSMDEDSGSITVPYQAADVDGTIVSTVATVPAAQGSVTVNETDGTITFTPAENFFGEATITLVTTDDDGATATTTSTISVNDINDAPTLSADNGSMDEDSGSITVPYQAADIDGTIVSTVATVPAEQGSVTVNETDGTITFTPAENFFGEATITLVTTDNDGATATTTSTITVNDINDAPTISVDNGSMDEDSGSITVPYQAADIDGTIVSTVATVPAAQGSVTVNETDGTITFTPAPNFFGEATITLVTTDDDGATATTTSTITVNDINDAPTISVDNGSMDEDSGSITVPYQAADIDGTIVSTVATVPAAQGSVTVNETDGTITFTPAPNFFGEATITLVTTDDDGATATTTSTITVNDINDAPTLSADNGSIDEDSGSITVPYQAADIDGTIVSTVATVPAAQGSVTVNETDGTITFTPAENFFGEATITLVTTDDDGATATTTSTINVISILDSTSVNLTVDKKQISEAGDTLTYTATLSDASQGITTIETTLGTITIGDGQSSGTLEYVVGASDDVYLDNSSMSNAITSVSGGNFEQLEPDYSPVETAIVDTIDSTTVILSVDKEQISETGATLTYTATLSDASQGITTIETTLGTITIGDGQSSGTLEYLVTGIDDVYLDNDAISNAITSATGGNFEQLESDNSPVETAIQDNIDYTRVSMRVDKTQISEAGDTLTYTATLSHASQGITTIETTLGTITIADGESSGVLVYDVVDTEDVYLENSSFVKNVIENVTGGNFEGLRIDPMIVQTKIVDTIDNTSVSLSVDKTHISEAGDTITYTATLTNASQGETIVKTNLGNIIIADGDVSGTLKYVVAANEDVYLDSSDLINAVTSASGGNFERLIFNADSTVVKTLITDTITDTTLSIDGDTSVDEGGQATYTLTLSHAPREEMTVDVVIDHVTTASGDMNPVTQTVTFLPNQLTAQLIVNTIDDVAAEGAESFNIRIENVTGGGFENVVIGTASVNTTIIDNDPFANAPSLNITNEIKVSQEISVANVSDTNSGFIVSAFNAAGKATTISVEKNTNHDGFGVSGAASGADAELGYKSNNNNEKGQSESLVVKFEQDVSSVDVAFSWKNSNESAAYEFRKDGAVVGSGVHKGGTDRIDPALTFKPNNGSSFDEIIFTAPFKDDDYLINSITFEKAVNVTDDIIVDEGTSVSLQIATALNDVDGSETLSVVINDIPVGFTLTDGIHLFTADSFTTSIDISNWSLDNIELKTINVEAPTSYTLNVVSTATESSNGDTNSISSPINITVNNSSSALSVITAIAADTVSDLVTEDDDDIISVQGQIRHDINTANGDDKLFVGDDITNSAVIRMGKGDDLLTFNQSMQELSTLNAGTVDMGAGKDTIVFALGYSNDFTYTKVGSTLQIQNTNSDVSLSVKNVENIYFGGDNKTYNVSSADVKEGVFIDGIVSGLNYSTSSGITGLTGDNGSFNYVSGDTVTFKLGEVVLGSVDTDSINDEQIFLQDLANVARTDVNDEYVENMAVLLQSLDSDGDAYNGIVITQAMRDAFSDNDFDLSTISEQDLIAIIEETGHSAISEDAAMVHVQDMLEIYADYDETDFDARIEDDFNLVSTYISETPTSVINDSGNEVFANKTEFDMDDALQLEISDILHVEQGGRLDELLDFSQADDSLVMAEVDSETPNTVELQGEPDRLVINNLFNDETSGPLIISDTSSTDESVVLIEIADDAR, from the coding sequence ATGAATAGTAGCAAAAATAACCCTGCAGCGGTTGATGCGCCCATTGTGGATAATGAAAATAGAAGCGAAATAATCATTGAAAAAACGACTGATGACTTACAACAAGTGAGTGAACTGGTTAACGAAGATGCGTTGACAGAAGAATCGGTAGTACAACTTAATGAAGACGATTTAGCTGAAATAAATGCTATTCAAGCTGCAATTGAAGGCACCGATGGCCCCATTGAGGATATTGAAACCGCAGCGGGCGCTCCTACATCCGATGGAGGAAGCTCTGGACCGGTTGATTTTTCTCGAGAGGGAGCTGAAACCATTGCCACCACTAATTTTGAGACTCAAGGATTTAATACCTCATCGACAACACTCGTCTTACCTGAAGAAAGTGAATTATTTCTTGGTGGCTTAATAAATCAAGCACCGACGCTTACTATTGATAATGGTGTTATTGATGAAGATGGCGGCAGCATTACCGTTCCTTATCAAGCGGCGGATATTGATGGCACTATCGTCTCAACGGTAGCTACAGTACCTGCTGAGCAGGGCAGTGTGACGGTGAATGAAACCGATGGCACGATCACCTTTACGCCCGCAGAGAATTTCTTTGGTGAGGCAACCATTACCTTGGTAACCACCGATGATGATGGTGCGACGGCGACCACCACCTCGACGATCACCGTCAATGATATTAATGATGCGCCAACGTTGAGTGCAGACAACGGCAGCATGGATGAAGACTCGGGCAGCATTACCGTTCCCTATCAGGCCGCGGATATTGATGGCACTATCGTCTCAACGGTAGCTACAGTACCTGCTGAGCATGGCAGTGTGACGGTGAATGAAACCGATGGCACGATCACCTTTACGCCTGCAGAGAATTTCTTTGGTGAGGCAACCATTACCTTGGTAACCACCGATGATGATGGCGCGACGGCAACCACCACCTCGACCATTACCGTCAATGATATTAATGATGCGCCAACGTTGAGTGCAGACAACGGCAGCATGGATGAAGACTCGGGCAGTATTACTGTTCCCTATCAGGCCGCGGATATTGATGGCACTATCGTCTCAACCGTTGCCACTGTCCCCGCAGCACAGGGCAGTGTGACGGTGAATGAAACCGATGGCACGATCACCTTTACCCCAGCGCCGAACTTCTTTGGTGAGGCAACCATTACCTTGGTAACCACCGATGATGATGGTGCGACGGCGACCACCACCTCGACGATCACCGTCAATGATATTAATGATGCGCCAACGTTGAGTGCAGACAACGGCAGCATGGATGAAGACTCGGGCAGCATTACCGTTCCCTATCAGGCCGCGGATATTGATGGCACTATCGTCTCAACCGTTGCCACTGTCCCCGCAGCACAGGGCAGTGTGACGGTGAATGAAACCGATGGCACGATCACCTTTACCCCAGCGCCGAACTTCTTTGGTGAGGCAACCATTACCTTGGTAACCACTGATAATGATGGCGCGACGGCGACCACCACCTCGACGATCACCGTCAATGATATTAATGATGCCCCCACGATAAGTGCAGACAACGGCAGCATGGATGAAGATTCGGGCAGTATTACTGTTCCCTATCAAGCGGCGGATATTGATGGCACTATCGTCTCAACGGTAGCTACAGTACCTGCTGAGCAGGGCAGTGTGACGGTGAATGAAACCGATGGCACGATCACCTTTACGCCTGCTGAGAATTTCTTTGGTGAGGCAACCATTACCTTGGTAACCACCGATGATGATGGTGCGACGGCGACCACCACCTCGACGATCACCGTCAATGATATTAATGATGCGCCAACGTTGAGTGCAGACAACGGCAGCATGGATGAAGACTCGGGTAGCATTACCGTTCCCTATCAGGCCGCGGATATTGATGGCACTATCGTCTCAACCGTTGCCACTGTCCCCGCAGCACAGGGCAGTGTGACGGTGAATGAAACCGATGGCACGATCACCTTTACCCCAGCGCCGAACTTCTTTGGTGAGGCAACCATTACCTTGGTAACCACTGATAATGATGGCGCGACGGCGACCACCACCTCGACGATCTCCGTGAATGATATTAATGATGCGCCAACGTTGAGTGCAGACAACGGCAGCATGGATGAAGACTCGGGCAGTATTACTGTTCCCTATCAAGCGGCGGATATTGATGGCACTATCGTCTCAACCGTTGCCACTGTCCCCGCAGCGCAGGGCAGTGTGACGGTGAATGAAACCGATGGCACGATCACCTTTACCCCAGCGCCGAACTTCTTTGGTGAGGCAACCATTACCTTGGTAACCACCGATGATGATGGCGCGACGGCAACCACCACCTCGACCATTACCGTCAATGATATTAATGATGCCCCCACGATAAGTGTGGACAATGGCAGCATGGATGAAGATTCGGGCAGCATTACCGTTCCTTATCAGGCCGCTGATGTTGATGGCACTATCGTCTCAACCGTTGCCACTGTCCCCGCAGCACAGGGCAGTGTGACGGTGAATGAAACCGATGGCACGATCACCTTTACCCCAGCGCCGAACTTCTTTGGTGAGGCAACCATTACCTTGGTAACCACCGATGATGATGGTGCGACGGCGACCACCACCTCGACGATCACCGTCAATGATATTAATGATGCGCCAACGTTGAGTGCAGACAACGGCAGCATGGATGAAGACTCGGGTAGCATTACCGTTCCCTATCAGGCCGCGGATATTGATGGCACTATCGTCTCAACCGTTGCCACTGTCCCCGCAGCACAGGGCAGTGTGACTGTGAATGAAACCGATGGCACGATCACCTTTACCCCAGCGCCGAACTTCTTTGGTGAGGCAACCATTACCTTGGTAACCACTGATAATGATGGCGCGACGGCGACCACCACCTCGACGATCACCGTTAATGATATTAATGATGCCCCCACGATAAGTGTTGACAACGGCAGCATGGATGAAGATTCGGGCAGCATTACTGTTCCCTATCAGGCCGCGGATATTGATGGCACTATCGTCTCAACCGTTGCCACTGTCCCCGCAGCACAGGGCAGTGTGACGGTGAATGAAACCGATGGCACGATCACCTTTACCCCAGCGCCGAACTTCTTTGGTGAGGCAACCATTACCTTGGTAACCACCGATGATGATGGTGCGACGGCGACCACCACCTCGACGATCACCGTCAATGATATTAATGATGCGCCAACGTTGAGTGCAGACAACGGCAGCATGGATGAAGACTCGGGCAGCATTACCGTTCCCTATCAGGCCGCGGATATTGATGGCACTATCGTCTCAACCGTTGCCACTGTCCCCGCAGCACAGGGCAGTGTGACGGTGAATGAAACCGATGGCACGATCACCTTTACCCCAGCGCCGAACTTCTTTGGTGAGGCAACCATTACCTTGGTAACCACTGATAATGATGGCGCGACGGCGACCACCACCTCGACGATCACCGTCAATGATATTAATGATGCCCCCACGATAAGTGCAGACAACGGCAGCATGGATGAAGATTCGGGCAGTATTACTGTTCCCTATCAAGCGGCGGATATTGATGGCACTATCGTCTCAACGGTAGCTACAGTACCTGCTGAGCAGGGCAGTGTGACGGTGAATGAAACCGATGGCACGATCACCTTTACGCCTGCTGAGAATTTCTTTGGTGAGGCAACCATTACCTTGGTAACCACCGATGATGATGGTGCGACGGCGACCACCACCTCGACGATCACCGTCAATGATATTAATGATGCGCCAACGTTGAGTGCAGACAACGGCAGCATGGATGAAGACTCGGGTAGCATTACCGTTCCCTATCAGGCCGCGGATATTGATGGCACTATCGTCTCAACCGTTGCCACTGTCCCCGCAGCACAGGGCAGTGTGACGGTGAATGAAACCGATGGCACGATCACCTTTACCCCAGCGCCGAACTTCTTTGGTGAGGCAACCATTACCTTGGTAACCACTGATAATGATGGCGCGACGGCGACCACCACCTCGACGATCTCCGTGAATGATATTAATGATGCGCCAACGTTGAGTGCAGACAACGGCAGCATGGATGAAGACTCGGGCAGTATTACTGTTCCCTATCAAGCGGCGGATATTGATGGCACTATCGTCTCAACCGTTGCCACTGTCCCCGCAGCGCAGGGCAGTGTGACGGTGAATGAAACCGATGGCACGATCACCTTTACCCCAGCGCCGAACTTCTTTGGTGAGGCAACCATTACCTTGGTAACCACCGATGATGATGGCGCGACGGCAACCACCACCTCGACCATTACCGTCAATGATATTAATGATGCCCCCACGATAAGTGTGGACAATGGCAGCATGGATGAAGATTCGGGCAGCATTACCGTTCCTTATCAGGCCGCTGATGTTGATGGCACTATCGTCTCAACCGTTGCCACTGTCCCCGCAGCACAGGGCAGTGTGACGGTGAATGAAACCGATGGCACGATCACCTTTACCCCAGCGCCGAACTTCTTTGGTGAGGCAACCATTACCTTGGTAACCACCGATGATGATGGTGCGACGGCGACCACCACCTCGACGATCACCGTCAATGATATTAATGATGCGCCAACGTTGAGTGCAGACAACGGCAGCATGGATGAAGACTCGGGTAGCATTACCGTTCCCTATCAGGCCGCGGATATTGATGGCACTATCGTCTCAACCGTTGCCACTGTCCCCGCAGCACAGGGCAGTGTGACGGTGAATGAAACCGATGGCACGATCACCTTTACCCCAGCGCCGAACTTCTTTGGTGAGGCAACCATTACCTTGGTAACCACTGATAATGATGGCGCGACGGCGACCACCACCTCGACGATCTCCGTGAATGATATTAATGATGCGCCAACGTTGAGTGCAGACAACGGCAGCATGGATGAAGACTCGGGCAGTATTACTGTTCCCTATCAAGCGGCGGATATTGATGGCACTATCGTCTCAACCGTTGCCACTGTCCCCGCAGCGCAGGGCAGTGTGACGGTGAATGAAACCGATGGCACGATCACCTTTACCCCAGCGCCGAACTTCTTTGGTGAGGCAACCATTACCTTGGTAACCACTGATAATGATGGCGCGACGGCGACCACCACCTCGACGATCTCCGTGAATGATATTAATGATGCGCCAACGTTGAGTGCAGACAACGGCAGCATGGATGAAGACTCGGGCAGCATTACCGTTCCTTATCAGGCCGCTGATGTTGATGGCACTATCGTCTCAACCGTTGCCACTGTCCCCGCAGCACAGGGCAGTGTGACGGTGAATGAAACCGATGGCACGATCACCTTTACGCCTGCTGAGAATTTCTTTGGTGAGGCAACCATTACCTTGGTAACCACCGATGATGATGGCGCGACGGCGACCACCACCTCGACGATCTCCGTGAATGATATTAATGATGCGCCAACGTTGAGTGCAGACAACGGCAGCATGGATGAAGACTCGGGCAGTATTACTGTTCCCTATCAAGCGGCGGATATTGATGGCACTATCGTCTCAACGGTAGCTACAGTACCTGCTGAGCAGGGCAGTGTGACGGTGAATGAAACCGATGGCACGATCACCTTTACGCCTGCTGAGAATTTCTTTGGTGAGGCAACCATTACCTTGGTAACCACTGATAATGATGGTGCGACGGCGACCACCACCTCGACGATCACCGTCAATGATATTAATGATGCCCCCACGATAAGTGTGGACAATGGCAGCATGGATGAAGATTCGGGCAGCATTACCGTTCCTTATCAAGCGGCGGATATTGATGGCACTATCGTCTCAACCGTTGCCACTGTCCCCGCAGCACAGGGCAGTGTGACGGTGAATGAAACCGATGGCACGATCACCTTTACCCCAGCGCCGAACTTCTTTGGTGAGGCAACCATTACCTTGGTAACCACCGATGATGATGGCGCGACGGCAACCACCACCTCGACCATTACCGTCAATGATATTAATGATGCCCCCACGATAAGTGTGGACAATGGCAGCATGGATGAAGATTCGGGCAGCATTACCGTTCCTTATCAAGCGGCGGATATTGATGGCACTATCGTCTCAACCGTTGCCACTGTCCCCGCAGCACAGGGCAGTGTGACGGTGAATGAAACCGATGGCACGATCACCTTTACCCCAGCGCCGAACTTCTTTGGTGAGGCAACCATTACCTTGGTAACCACCGATGATGATGGCGCGACGGCGACCACCACCTCGACGATCACCGTCAATGATATTAATGATGCGCCAACGTTGAGTGCAGACAACGGCAGCATAGATGAAGACTCGGGTAGCATTACCGTTCCTTATCAAGCGGCGGATATTGATGGCACTATCGTCTCAACCGTTGCCACTGTCCCCGCAGCACAGGGCAGTGTGACGGTGAATGAAACCGATGGCACGATCACCTTTACGCCCGCAGAGAATTTCTTTGGTGAGGCAACCATTACCTTGGTAACCACCGATGATGATGGTGCGACGGCGACCACCACCTCGACGATCAATGTAATAAGTATACTAGACTCCACGTCAGTTAACTTAACTGTTGATAAAAAACAAATTAGCGAAGCGGGTGATACGCTCACCTACACGGCGACCTTAAGCGATGCCAGCCAAGGCATAACCACCATTGAAACAACCTTGGGCACCATTACCATTGGCGATGGACAAAGCAGTGGCACCTTAGAGTATGTGGTTGGCGCCAGTGACGATGTTTACTTAGATAATAGCAGCATGAGCAATGCGATCACTTCCGTCTCCGGTGGCAACTTTGAGCAATTAGAGCCAGATTATAGCCCCGTTGAGACGGCGATTGTCGATACTATTGATAGCACCACGGTCATCCTCAGCGTCGATAAAGAGCAAATTAGCGAAACGGGTGCGACGCTCACCTACACGGCGACCTTAAGCGATGCCAGCCAAGGCATAACCACCATTGAAACAACCTTGGGCACCATTACCATTGGCGATGGGCAAAGCAGTGGCACCTTAGAGTATCTTGTGACGGGTATTGATGATGTTTATCTAGATAATGATGCTATCAGCAATGCGATCACTTCCGCCACTGGCGGCAACTTTGAGCAATTAGAGTCAGATAATAGCCCCGTTGAGACAGCGATCCAAGACAATATAGATTACACTCGTGTCAGTATGAGAGTTGATAAAACTCAAATAAGTGAAGCGGGTGATACGCTCACCTACACGGCGACCTTAAGCCATGCCAGCCAAGGCATAACCACCATTGAAACGACCTTAGGCACCATTACCATCGCCGATGGGGAGAGTTCAGGGGTTTTAGTCTACGATGTTGTTGATACTGAAGATGTTTATCTTGAAAATTCAAGTTTTGTAAAAAATGTTATTGAAAATGTAACTGGAGGAAACTTTGAAGGATTGAGAATTGATCCTATGATAGTGCAGACCAAAATTGTTGACACTATTGATAATACTTCAGTCAGTTTAAGTGTTGATAAAACCCACATTAGTGAAGCTGGTGATACTATTACTTATACCGCTACACTGACTAATGCTAGTCAAGGTGAAACAATTGTAAAAACTAATTTGGGCAACATTATCATTGCAGATGGTGATGTTAGTGGTACGTTAAAATATGTTGTTGCTGCGAATGAAGATGTCTACCTCGATAGCAGTGATTTAATTAATGCTGTTACCTCGGCCAGTGGCGGAAACTTTGAACGCCTCATTTTTAATGCCGATAGTACCGTTGTAAAAACGTTGATTACTGACACAATAACAGATACCACGCTTTCTATAGATGGTGATACCTCTGTCGATGAAGGTGGTCAAGCTACTTATACACTAACATTGAGCCATGCTCCTCGTGAAGAGATGACCGTTGATGTCGTGATTGACCATGTTACCACGGCTTCAGGTGATATGAACCCTGTGACTCAAACGGTTACCTTTTTACCGAACCAATTAACAGCACAACTTATCGTTAATACTATTGATGATGTTGCAGCAGAAGGCGCAGAGTCCTTTAATATTCGCATCGAAAATGTGACGGGAGGTGGATTTGAAAATGTAGTCATAGGCACCGCTAGTGTTAATACGACAATAATAGATAATGATCCTTTTGCCAATGCTCCATCACTTAATATTACAAATGAAATAAAAGTAAGCCAAGAAATTTCAGTTGCCAATGTTAGCGATACAAATAGTGGCTTTATCGTCAGCGCATTTAATGCAGCAGGTAAGGCAACAACTATTAGTGTTGAGAAAAATACAAATCACGATGGTTTCGGTGTGAGTGGAGCGGCTAGTGGTGCGGATGCAGAGTTAGGTTATAAAAGTAATAATAATAACGAGAAAGGTCAATCGGAATCCCTTGTAGTTAAATTTGAGCAAGATGTCTCTTCAGTTGATGTTGCTTTTTCTTGGAAAAACTCCAACGAATCTGCAGCCTATGAGTTTAGGAAAGATGGGGCAGTTGTTGGATCGGGGGTGCACAAAGGTGGAACTGATCGTATTGATCCCGCTTTAACTTTTAAACCCAATAATGGTTCGTCTTTTGATGAGATCATTTTCACTGCTCCTTTTAAAGATGATGATTATTTAATTAATTCGATAACCTTCGAAAAAGCGGTTAACGTTACCGATGACATTATCGTTGATGAAGGTACTTCAGTCAGTCTACAAATAGCTACAGCCTTAAACGATGTTGATGGTTCTGAAACCCTCTCTGTTGTAATAAACGACATTCCAGTGGGCTTTACATTGACGGATGGCATTCATCTCTTTACGGCGGACTCTTTTACTACAAGCATAGATATATCAAACTGGTCTTTAGATAATATTGAATTGAAGACTATTAATGTCGAAGCTCCGACAAGCTATACATTAAATGTAGTATCGACTGCGACAGAAAGTTCTAATGGAGATACCAATTCAATATCTTCACCTATCAATATTACTGTCAATAATAGTTCTTCAGCACTATCTGTTATTACTGCTATTGCTGCTGATACCGTGAGTGATCTTGTGACTGAAGATGATGATGATATTATCTCTGTGCAAGGCCAGATTCGGCACGATATTAATACCGCCAATGGTGATGATAAACTTTTTGTTGGTGATGATATTACAAATTCAGCGGTTATCAGAATGGGGAAAGGGGATGACTTATTGACCTTTAACCAATCAATGCAGGAGTTATCAACGCTCAATGCTGGGACTGTTGACATGGGCGCAGGCAAAGATACGATTGTTTTTGCACTGGGGTACTCTAACGATTTCACATACACAAAAGTCGGCAGTACTTTGCAAATTCAAAACACTAATTCCGATGTTTCATTGAGTGTAAAAAATGTTGAAAACATCTATTTTGGTGGGGATAACAAAACCTATAATGTGAGTAGTGCCGATGTTAAAGAAGGCGTATTCATCGATGGTATAGTCTCCGGACTTAACTACTCTACATCTTCAGGTATAACAGGGTTAACAGGGGATAATGGCTCTTTCAATTATGTTTCAGGTGATACGGTCACCTTCAAGCTAGGTGAAGTTGTGCTTGGCTCTGTGGATACAGATAGTATCAATGATGAGCAAATTTTCTTGCAAGATTTAGCTAATGTAGCGAGAACGGATGTTAATGATGAATATGTCGAAAACATGGCGGTACTATTGCAGTCCTTAGACTCTGATGGTGATGCCTATAATGGCATTGTTATTACACAGGCGATGCGTGATGCCTTTTCAGATAATGATTTTGATTTATCAACTATCTCAGAGCAGGATCTTATTGCAATTATTGAAGAAACTGGACACTCAGCTATTTCCGAAGATGCTGCCATGGTGCATGTTCAAGATATGCTTGAGATTTACGCCGATTATGATGAAACTGATTTTGATGCACGTATTGAGGATGATTTTAACCTAGTATCTACATATATCAGTGAAACGCCCACATCAGTGATAAATGATTCAGGTAATGAAGTGTTTGCAAATAAAACTGAATTCGATATGGATGATGCACTGCAGCTTGAAATTAGTGATATTCTGCATGTTGAACAGGGGGGGCGTTTAGATGAACTATTAGATTTTTCACAGGCCGATGATTCTCTTGTCATGGCTGAAGTTGATAGCGAAACTCCCAATACTGTTGAATTGCAAGGTGAACCTGACAGATTAGTGATTAATAACTTGTTTAATGATGAAACTTCTGGCCCCTTAATCATTAGCGATACAAGTAGTACTGATGAGAGTGTGGTTCTGATTGAAATAGCCGATGATGCTCGTTAA